From a region of the Synechococcus sp. PCC 7502 genome:
- the psbN gene encoding photosystem II reaction center protein PsbN, whose protein sequence is MENSQNALSIGLAVAASLICLTLVSIYTAFGPPSKELGDPYEDHED, encoded by the coding sequence ATGGAAAACTCGCAAAATGCTCTTTCAATTGGTTTAGCAGTTGCAGCCAGCCTAATCTGTTTAACCCTAGTGTCGATTTATACGGCGTTCGGTCCTCCTAGTAAGGAATTGGGCGATCCCTACGAAGATCACGAAGATTAA
- a CDS encoding Tic22 family protein — protein sequence MSKSPLISSIIPSIFSLAITSPLLITANIAPAQALTETQVLERLNAIPVFTITDDKGAPLLGTSNQPGKPKSPQVLLFFLNPTDAQSTLSQFKQSNPTAGSKARIVIGSMNDAYKVIKKNQTNKQIAFQIVPAKASMDSARTILVSEGKPTDKLPNVPVFFATGGKNKDQGLLTIAQNGKQIVPFFFDQKDLQTLIDNAKKQQPDVANTSKIQVTSLFQVLDSMVTTKDKKPKPETEKFTFIPARAALEYVVKNQPPSKK from the coding sequence GTGTCTAAGTCACCATTAATTTCATCAATAATTCCATCGATATTTAGTTTAGCGATCACTTCTCCATTACTTATCACAGCAAATATAGCTCCCGCCCAAGCCTTAACAGAAACTCAAGTCCTTGAACGTTTAAATGCTATCCCAGTATTTACTATTACTGATGATAAAGGGGCTCCACTCTTAGGTACATCCAATCAACCGGGTAAGCCTAAATCCCCCCAAGTATTATTATTTTTCCTTAATCCCACTGACGCTCAATCCACCTTGAGTCAATTCAAGCAATCAAATCCAACCGCAGGCAGTAAAGCTCGAATTGTCATCGGCTCAATGAATGATGCCTATAAAGTGATTAAAAAGAATCAAACTAACAAACAGATTGCCTTTCAAATTGTGCCAGCTAAAGCCAGTATGGACTCTGCTCGCACGATCTTAGTTTCTGAAGGAAAGCCTACTGATAAGTTACCTAATGTACCTGTTTTCTTTGCCACAGGCGGGAAAAATAAAGATCAAGGACTGCTAACGATCGCCCAAAACGGTAAGCAAATAGTACCTTTCTTCTTTGACCAAAAAGACTTACAAACCTTAATTGATAATGCTAAAAAGCAGCAGCCTGATGTTGCTAATACTAGTAAAATTCAGGTTACATCTTTATTTCAGGTACTAGATTCAATGGTAACTACCAAAGATAAAAAGCCTAAACCAGAGACTGAAAAATTTACCTTTATTCCTGCTCGTGCAGCCCTTGAGTACGTGGTAAAAAATCAACCCCCTTCTAAAAAGTAA
- a CDS encoding DJ-1 family glyoxalase III yields MKQALLPLMQGFEEIEAVTIIDILRRGDVQVVTAGLESVIVDGGHGITIMADSLLEHVINQEFDLIVLAGGAGTFRLQADPRIIPMLQKHAGLGKLTAAICAAPLVLSASGLLTEKRATSYPAVKDQLVVGEYLNDLVVVDGNIITSRGAGTATEFALQLLELLQGKAIAEEVAGKIVFIKKTA; encoded by the coding sequence ATGAAGCAAGCACTTTTGCCCTTAATGCAAGGGTTTGAAGAAATTGAGGCTGTAACTATAATTGATATCCTACGGCGGGGAGATGTGCAGGTTGTCACTGCGGGTTTGGAATCGGTGATTGTAGATGGTGGTCACGGAATTACGATTATGGCAGACTCGCTATTAGAGCATGTTATCAATCAAGAGTTCGATCTCATTGTCCTAGCTGGTGGTGCGGGAACTTTTAGACTGCAAGCCGATCCCAGAATTATTCCCATGCTGCAAAAACACGCAGGTTTGGGCAAACTAACGGCAGCAATTTGTGCGGCTCCCCTAGTTTTATCGGCATCTGGATTATTAACGGAGAAAAGGGCGACATCCTATCCTGCGGTTAAAGATCAATTAGTCGTTGGCGAGTACCTAAACGATTTGGTTGTAGTAGACGGTAACATCATCACTAGTAGAGGGGCTGGAACTGCCACAGAGTTTGCTTTGCAGTTATTAGAGTTATTGCAAGGAAAAGCGATCGCCGAGGAAGTTGCTGGAAAAATAGTATTTATTAAAAAAACTGCTTAA